The Microbacterium limosum genome contains a region encoding:
- a CDS encoding DnaJ domain-containing protein, which produces MFDSPLSQSAYDVLGVAADAGDEDLRRAYRLRLRATHPDTGGDAAAFVQVQRAWELVGTPESRAAYDRGHGFGEYAPQPDAPGWRPRGAPADTRPKARVYGHPGGWRRERYLVLVREWAGRGVDVDDPYDPALVRRAPHEIRRLLADALAEEETARIVADLGMGFTVWHDVAASGRRGEPEAKLDHIVLSPSGLYGVLSEDFGGPVSLRRGELVGGDVDGAPIAELLARMRVIARAAGVRFGGAIVVLPDDDLPQAIVEVGRVRGIPVVVCARSALATVLRRGVPGARDVGGNEMFDVRTRLQHAVSFV; this is translated from the coding sequence ATGTTCGACAGTCCGCTCTCCCAGTCCGCCTACGACGTCCTCGGGGTCGCCGCCGACGCCGGCGACGAGGACCTCCGCCGCGCCTACCGGCTGCGGCTGCGCGCCACCCACCCCGACACCGGCGGCGATGCGGCGGCGTTCGTGCAGGTGCAGCGGGCGTGGGAGCTGGTGGGAACGCCGGAGTCGCGTGCCGCCTACGACCGGGGTCACGGGTTCGGCGAGTACGCGCCGCAGCCGGACGCGCCCGGCTGGCGCCCGCGCGGAGCCCCCGCCGACACCCGCCCGAAGGCGCGCGTGTACGGGCACCCGGGCGGATGGCGCCGGGAGCGCTACCTCGTGCTCGTGCGGGAGTGGGCCGGGCGGGGGGTCGACGTCGACGACCCCTACGACCCCGCGCTCGTGCGCCGGGCGCCGCACGAGATCCGGCGCCTCCTCGCCGATGCGCTCGCGGAGGAGGAGACGGCCCGGATCGTCGCCGATCTCGGGATGGGCTTCACGGTGTGGCACGACGTCGCGGCATCCGGCCGTCGCGGTGAGCCCGAGGCCAAGCTCGATCACATCGTGCTGAGCCCGAGCGGCCTGTACGGGGTGCTGTCGGAGGACTTCGGCGGCCCCGTGTCGCTGCGCAGGGGCGAGCTCGTCGGCGGTGACGTGGACGGGGCGCCGATCGCCGAGCTGCTCGCACGGATGCGCGTCATCGCCCGAGCGGCGGGCGTGCGCTTCGGCGGCGCGATCGTGGTGCTGCCCGACGACGACCTCCCGCAGGCGATCGTGGAGGTGGGCAGGGTGCGCGGCATCCCGGTCGTGGTGTGCGCGCGTTCGGCCCTCGCGACGGTGCTGCGCCGCGGCGTGCCGGGCGCGCGCGACGTCGGCGGCAACGAGATGTTCGACGTGCGCACGAGGCTGCAGCACGCCGTGTCGTTCGTCTGA
- a CDS encoding ABC transporter ATP-binding protein has product MPEGEVLEFSGVTKSFGRVSAVDGFTARVEPGVVTGFLGPNGAGKTTTMRILLGLVRATSGRALIGGKAYAELADPLRTVGAALEAASFHPGRTAANHLKVYAHAAGLPAGRVDDALGAVGLSDVGGRKVGGYSLGMRQRLGLAFALLGDPGVLVLDEPANGLDPEGIIWMRGLLRELARQGRTVFVSSHLLTEVAQTAQQLLMISHGRLVFQGGVDELSDPADQAVLVDSPDRAGLAAALAAAGIETDALRSGLTVRGGDPAEIGRLALEAGVPLSNLQRRGPSLEEVFLDLVNGARVHPSAAATVAPAMADAAPTTDAPGEPDAAGSAPVDAPGGSEDEDDFVSEAPEVEILAPALGAQDLDGNPARTDPAHTEPADTEPTEAGPADDREHDREGDDR; this is encoded by the coding sequence ATGCCCGAAGGCGAAGTGCTGGAGTTCTCCGGCGTCACCAAGAGCTTCGGCCGCGTGAGCGCCGTCGACGGCTTCACGGCTCGCGTCGAACCGGGCGTCGTCACCGGCTTCCTCGGGCCGAACGGCGCCGGCAAGACCACGACCATGCGCATCCTCCTGGGCCTCGTGAGGGCGACCAGCGGCCGCGCCCTCATCGGGGGCAAGGCCTACGCCGAGCTCGCCGATCCGCTGCGCACCGTGGGCGCCGCGCTCGAGGCGGCCAGCTTCCACCCGGGGCGCACGGCGGCCAACCACCTCAAGGTGTACGCGCACGCCGCGGGGCTGCCCGCCGGCCGCGTCGACGACGCCCTCGGCGCGGTCGGTCTGAGCGATGTCGGCGGGCGCAAGGTGGGCGGCTACTCGCTCGGGATGCGCCAGCGGCTGGGACTCGCCTTCGCCCTGCTGGGCGATCCGGGGGTGCTCGTGCTCGACGAGCCCGCGAACGGCCTCGACCCGGAGGGCATCATCTGGATGCGCGGGCTGCTGCGCGAGCTGGCCCGTCAGGGTCGCACGGTCTTCGTGTCCTCCCATCTGCTCACGGAGGTCGCGCAGACGGCGCAGCAGCTGCTGATGATCTCGCACGGCCGCCTGGTCTTCCAGGGCGGCGTCGACGAGCTCTCCGATCCCGCCGATCAGGCGGTCCTCGTCGATTCCCCCGACCGCGCGGGCCTCGCGGCGGCGCTGGCCGCCGCCGGGATCGAGACGGATGCCCTGCGGTCGGGCCTCACGGTGCGCGGCGGCGATCCCGCCGAGATCGGCCGGCTCGCGCTCGAAGCGGGAGTGCCGCTGTCGAACCTGCAGCGGCGTGGCCCGTCGCTCGAGGAGGTCTTCCTGGACCTCGTCAACGGCGCTCGGGTGCACCCGAGCGCCGCGGCGACGGTTGCGCCGGCGATGGCGGACGCGGCGCCGACGACGGACGCCCCCGGCGAGCCCGACGCGGCGGGAAGCGCGCCGGTGGATGCGCCCGGGGGTTCCGAGGACGAGGACGACTTCGTCTCGGAGGCGCCCGAGGTCGAGATCCTCGCTCCCGCCCTCGGCGCACAGGACCTCGACGGCAACCCCGCGCGCACTGACCCCGCGCACACTGAGCCCGCAGACACCGAGCCCACCGAGGCCGGGCCCGCCGACGATCGTGAGCACGACCGGGAAGGGGACGACCGATGA
- a CDS encoding ABC transporter permease, protein MSLATATRSEATKLLTTAGWWILALVLVVYVGTTAAGMGFLFAASASGNLGGGATAPEVPSDGLAPLLYSLGGSVGYVFPLLIGTLMVTSEFRHQTLTPTFLGTPRRGTALWAKVVVGALIGGLFGLLAVIAAVGPAAALLAGFGLDTELGAGDAWALMGRTLIAMALWALVGVGVGALVRNQVVAIVVVLAFTQFIEPLLRLAGSFVDGLDEATRFLPGAASDALIGASIFNVMGGQGSAPLEWWGGGLVLLVYAFVLLLVGHIASWTRDVT, encoded by the coding sequence ATGAGCCTGGCCACCGCCACCCGTTCCGAGGCGACAAAGCTCCTGACCACCGCCGGCTGGTGGATCCTCGCGCTCGTCCTTGTCGTCTACGTCGGCACCACCGCCGCGGGCATGGGATTCCTCTTCGCGGCATCCGCCTCCGGCAACCTGGGCGGCGGCGCCACGGCCCCCGAGGTGCCCTCCGACGGCCTCGCCCCGCTGCTCTACAGCCTCGGCGGCTCCGTGGGCTACGTCTTCCCGCTGCTGATCGGCACGCTCATGGTCACGAGCGAGTTCCGCCACCAGACCCTCACCCCCACCTTCCTCGGCACCCCCCGGCGCGGCACGGCACTGTGGGCGAAGGTCGTCGTGGGTGCGCTCATCGGAGGGCTCTTCGGACTGCTCGCGGTGATCGCCGCCGTCGGGCCCGCCGCCGCGCTGCTCGCGGGCTTCGGCCTCGACACCGAGCTCGGCGCCGGCGACGCCTGGGCTCTCATGGGGCGCACCCTCATCGCGATGGCCCTGTGGGCGCTCGTCGGTGTCGGGGTGGGGGCGCTCGTGCGCAACCAGGTCGTCGCGATCGTCGTCGTGCTCGCCTTCACCCAGTTCATCGAGCCGCTGCTGCGTCTCGCGGGCAGCTTCGTCGACGGACTCGACGAAGCGACCCGGTTCCTGCCCGGCGCGGCGAGCGACGCCCTCATCGGCGCCAGCATCTTCAACGTCATGGGCGGTCAGGGCTCCGCGCCCCTCGAGTGGTGGGGCGGCGGTCTCGTGCTGCTGGTCTACGCCTTCGTGCTGCTCCTCGTGGGGCACATCGCCAGCTGGACCCGCGACGTCACCTGA
- a CDS encoding LssY C-terminal domain-containing protein: protein MTGSDTPRPPRRRGYSLGVALDWFFFVFAGLASLWLAYLGVTESFQIGWWGVPLAVAFWVLIAYLVLPRLHRILTTIYVPDYFIGRTRTSDGLLGDPVNLAFLGTGEQIEEAMRAAGWTRADPVTLASSWRIVTSTLRRRSYREAPVSPLFLFSRVQDFAYQQEVDGNPAQRHHVRFWRCPDGWLLPGGIRVDWLAAGTFDTAVGLSLFTLQITHRIDADTDIERDHIVATLTAAHPRLGVTVIADFSTGYHARNGGGDSIRTDGDLPIVDVRALAGADDGARGAEATA from the coding sequence ATGACGGGCAGCGACACGCCGCGTCCGCCTCGCCGGCGCGGATACTCCCTCGGGGTGGCGCTGGACTGGTTCTTCTTCGTGTTCGCCGGGCTCGCATCGTTGTGGCTGGCCTACCTGGGCGTGACGGAGTCGTTCCAGATCGGCTGGTGGGGCGTGCCCCTGGCCGTGGCGTTCTGGGTGCTGATCGCCTACCTCGTGCTGCCGCGGCTGCACCGCATCCTCACGACCATCTACGTGCCCGACTACTTCATCGGCCGCACCCGCACGAGCGACGGCCTGCTGGGCGATCCCGTCAATCTCGCGTTCCTCGGCACGGGGGAGCAGATCGAGGAGGCGATGCGCGCCGCCGGCTGGACGCGCGCCGACCCCGTGACGCTCGCATCGTCATGGCGCATCGTCACCTCCACGCTGCGTAGGCGCAGCTATCGCGAGGCCCCCGTGAGCCCCCTCTTCCTGTTCTCCCGGGTGCAGGACTTCGCCTACCAGCAGGAGGTCGACGGCAATCCGGCGCAGCGCCACCACGTGCGGTTCTGGCGGTGCCCCGACGGATGGCTGCTGCCGGGCGGCATCCGCGTCGACTGGCTCGCCGCGGGGACGTTCGACACCGCCGTCGGCCTGTCGCTGTTCACGCTGCAGATCACGCACCGGATCGACGCCGACACCGACATCGAGCGCGATCACATCGTCGCGACGCTGACCGCGGCGCATCCGCGCCTGGGCGTCACCGTCATCGCCGACTTCTCCACGGGCTACCACGCCCGCAACGGCGGAGGCGACAGCATCCGCACCGACGGCGACCTCCCGATCGTCGACGTGCGCGCGCTCGCGGGCGCCGACGACGGGGCGCGCGGTGCGGAGGCGACGGCATGA
- the cofG gene encoding 7,8-didemethyl-8-hydroxy-5-deazariboflavin synthase CofG has product MPTSPPTAPLSVAAALTRAARDERLHVDEVEALLRATGEDADAVQDAAASARDEGLRLAGRPGVLTYSRKVFIPLTTLCRDRCHYCIFVDTPGQLKRAHKPPYMTAEQVLAVARRGAALGCKEALFTLGDRPEDRWPQARAWLDEHGYATTLEYVAAMARLVRDETGLLPHLNPGVMTYDEMLALRGTAPSMGMMLETTSRRLYEEPGQVHNGSPDKDPAVRLRVIDDAGRARVPFTTGILVGIGETLRDRAESLVALRDAHAAHGHIQEVIVQNFRAKPRTAMRGAPDADPREYVATIAVARLVMGPRMRIQVPPNLSDPAEFALLVAAGADDWGGVSPVTADHVNPERPWPDLDELARLTEGLGFALTERLTAHPEYVQDAERWLDPEVVPATRALADAQTGLAVRSARAAAPPRRPRATAEGLADRAASEPGALDDDDWVRLLRAEGDALEALTRAADDVRRYTVGEAIGIVVNRNVSSAQYRATGGDGRDTYDLADLRRIAADARELGATEICVQGTPAASEAPDAALEIARAIRGEAPGIHLHAFRPADVRHLARGTGRDIDAAYAALRDAGVGTVPGTGVKVLSERVRRLVAPEDIEIERWLEAIRAAHRAGLRSTSVLFYGHVETAGERIAHLRTLSTLQRETRGFTEFVPMPLPGHGTALVPGRAPIDEHRAMVAVSRLMLSETIRHIQVPWTRLHPAEVSAALRAGGDDLGGTLLDGRVLPRVGVEHGHEMPLAQARRIADGLFRPLRTRATDYTEPARAARS; this is encoded by the coding sequence GTGCCCACCTCTCCCCCCACCGCACCCCTCTCCGTCGCGGCGGCGCTCACCCGCGCGGCGCGGGACGAGCGCCTGCACGTCGACGAGGTCGAGGCGCTGCTGCGCGCGACCGGAGAGGATGCCGATGCGGTGCAGGACGCCGCCGCATCCGCCCGCGACGAGGGGCTGCGGCTCGCGGGGCGGCCCGGCGTGCTCACTTACTCCCGCAAGGTCTTCATCCCGCTCACGACGCTGTGCCGGGACCGCTGCCACTACTGCATCTTCGTCGACACCCCCGGTCAGCTGAAGCGGGCGCACAAGCCGCCCTACATGACGGCGGAGCAGGTGCTCGCGGTCGCACGACGGGGCGCGGCGCTCGGCTGCAAGGAGGCCCTCTTCACCCTCGGCGATCGTCCCGAGGACCGCTGGCCGCAGGCGCGCGCCTGGCTCGACGAGCACGGCTACGCCACGACGCTCGAGTACGTCGCCGCGATGGCGCGCCTCGTGCGCGACGAGACGGGCCTGCTCCCCCACCTGAATCCGGGCGTCATGACGTACGACGAGATGCTCGCGCTGCGTGGGACCGCGCCCTCCATGGGCATGATGCTCGAGACGACCTCGCGGCGCCTCTACGAGGAGCCCGGCCAGGTGCATAACGGCTCGCCCGACAAGGACCCCGCGGTGCGGCTGCGCGTGATCGACGACGCCGGGCGCGCCCGCGTGCCCTTCACGACGGGGATCCTCGTGGGGATCGGGGAGACCCTGCGCGACCGCGCCGAATCGCTCGTCGCCCTGCGCGACGCGCACGCGGCCCACGGCCACATCCAGGAGGTGATCGTGCAGAACTTCCGCGCCAAGCCCCGCACGGCGATGCGGGGCGCGCCGGACGCGGACCCGCGCGAGTACGTGGCCACGATCGCCGTCGCGCGGCTCGTGATGGGTCCGCGCATGCGCATCCAGGTGCCGCCCAACCTCTCGGACCCGGCCGAGTTCGCGCTGCTCGTGGCCGCCGGCGCCGATGACTGGGGCGGGGTCTCGCCGGTCACGGCCGACCACGTCAATCCCGAGCGCCCCTGGCCCGATCTCGACGAGCTCGCCCGGCTGACCGAGGGCCTCGGCTTCGCGCTGACGGAGCGCCTGACGGCGCACCCCGAATACGTGCAGGATGCCGAGCGCTGGCTCGACCCGGAGGTCGTCCCGGCGACCCGGGCGCTCGCCGATGCGCAGACGGGTCTCGCGGTGAGGTCGGCGCGCGCCGCCGCACCCCCGCGCCGCCCGCGCGCGACCGCGGAGGGGCTGGCGGATCGCGCGGCGTCCGAGCCCGGCGCGCTCGACGACGACGACTGGGTACGTCTTCTGCGCGCCGAGGGCGACGCCCTCGAGGCACTGACCCGCGCCGCCGACGACGTCCGCCGCTACACGGTGGGCGAGGCGATCGGCATCGTCGTCAACCGCAATGTCTCCTCCGCGCAGTACCGCGCGACCGGTGGCGACGGCCGCGACACCTACGACCTCGCCGACCTGCGCCGCATCGCCGCCGACGCCCGCGAGCTGGGCGCCACCGAGATCTGCGTGCAGGGGACGCCCGCGGCATCCGAGGCCCCGGACGCGGCCCTCGAGATCGCCCGCGCGATCCGGGGCGAGGCCCCCGGCATCCACCTGCACGCCTTCCGTCCCGCCGACGTGCGGCATCTGGCGCGCGGGACCGGCCGCGACATCGACGCCGCCTACGCCGCGCTGCGGGATGCCGGAGTGGGGACCGTGCCGGGCACGGGCGTCAAGGTGCTCTCGGAGCGGGTGCGGCGCCTCGTCGCCCCGGAGGACATCGAGATCGAGCGGTGGCTCGAGGCGATCCGCGCGGCGCACCGCGCCGGGCTGCGGTCGACCTCGGTGCTCTTCTACGGACACGTCGAGACGGCCGGGGAGCGCATCGCGCACCTGCGCACCCTCTCGACGCTGCAGCGGGAGACGCGCGGATTCACGGAGTTCGTGCCGATGCCGCTGCCCGGGCACGGCACCGCTCTCGTGCCCGGGCGCGCGCCGATCGACGAGCACCGCGCGATGGTCGCCGTGTCGCGGCTGATGCTCTCGGAGACCATCCGCCACATCCAGGTGCCGTGGACGCGGCTGCACCCCGCCGAGGTGAGCGCGGCGCTGCGGGCGGGCGGCGACGACCTCGGGGGCACCCTCCTGGACGGGCGGGTGCTGCCGCGCGTCGGCGTCGAGCACGGGCACGAGATGCCGCTCGCGCAGGCCCGGCGCATCGCCGACGGGCTGTTCCGCCCCCTGCGCACGCGCGCGACCGACTACACGGAGCCGGCCCGGGCGGCGCGCTCGTGA
- a CDS encoding ECF transporter S component, with protein MSTSTSSSAPSRPRGFAGIVWRWRVVDIVVASVIAVACAALFLVWNVAYLGPSELLSPLLPGLQGLLAGPWLVAGVLGALIVRKPGAALYTELLAAVISALVGNQWGPLTIVSGLVQGLGAEIVFLLFAYAVWRLPVAMLAGAGAGLACGINDRLLWYAGADATFTIVYILATTISGAVIAGLGSWLIARGLAATGALNRFASGREVTRRV; from the coding sequence TTGAGCACGTCCACGTCTTCATCCGCCCCTTCTCGCCCCCGCGGATTCGCGGGGATCGTCTGGCGGTGGCGCGTCGTCGACATCGTCGTCGCCAGCGTCATCGCCGTCGCCTGCGCGGCGCTGTTCCTCGTGTGGAACGTCGCGTACCTCGGGCCGAGCGAGTTGCTCTCGCCGCTGCTGCCGGGCCTGCAGGGATTGCTCGCGGGCCCCTGGCTCGTCGCGGGCGTGCTCGGCGCCCTCATCGTCCGCAAGCCCGGCGCCGCGCTGTACACCGAGCTGCTCGCCGCCGTCATCTCGGCGCTCGTCGGCAACCAGTGGGGGCCGCTCACGATCGTGTCGGGGCTCGTGCAGGGTCTCGGCGCCGAGATCGTCTTCCTCCTCTTCGCCTACGCCGTCTGGCGCCTCCCGGTGGCGATGCTCGCCGGCGCCGGCGCGGGCCTCGCGTGCGGAATCAACGACCGCCTCCTCTGGTACGCCGGCGCCGACGCGACGTTCACGATCGTCTACATCCTCGCGACGACGATCTCGGGCGCGGTGATCGCGGGCCTCGGATCGTGGCTGATCGCCCGGGGCCTCGCGGCGACGGGGGCCCTGAACCGGTTCGCGTCGGGCCGCGAGGTGACCCGCCGCGTCTGA
- a CDS encoding D-alanyl-D-alanine carboxypeptidase yields the protein MTPSDSPSPPALTRRALRSGSTRGATDGSVAVAEPPGPDEADAAASTSPDEAAAEAAASSPRALAWVDESALGTGAAAAPQGWEPPLVERWPSRFAWRRAALTPLVVVVTLALVYSATMLLWPLHAVQPQVEASSVTTTPAAAVSPAWPADGSAAVGVPGLGSPLASSGQAVPMASITKVVTALVVLDGMPLGVGESGPSYTFTSADRADYRATIASGESALPFPTEDALTQYQLLEGLLIGSAGNYADFLVAQQYPSQAAYVRAANEWLAAHALTGITVVDPSGISARNVATPAALISLGQQAMADPVIAEIVAKPSVELPGVGLVENTNALLGDPGVVGVKTGFLGRDYNLLTARDLEIGDTTVRAFVAVLGQDSAEARFAETRALLASLDAPLQPTVAVPAGTVVGTVTTLWGDPVQLVTRDDAAVILWNGGTSVASMQLGVADTADAREEGDAGGVLRVTGPLDAAESPVVLAAPVADPDPWWRLTHPLELLGLSPGA from the coding sequence GTGACCCCGAGCGACTCGCCGTCCCCGCCCGCGCTCACGCGGCGCGCGTTGCGCTCCGGCTCGACCCGGGGCGCGACGGACGGAAGCGTCGCGGTCGCCGAACCACCCGGGCCAGACGAGGCGGATGCCGCGGCATCCACCTCCCCCGACGAAGCCGCCGCCGAAGCCGCCGCGTCCTCGCCCCGGGCCCTTGCGTGGGTCGACGAGAGCGCGCTCGGCACGGGCGCCGCCGCCGCGCCGCAGGGCTGGGAGCCGCCGCTCGTGGAGCGCTGGCCCTCCCGCTTCGCGTGGCGTCGCGCGGCGCTCACCCCCCTCGTCGTGGTGGTGACGCTCGCCCTCGTCTACTCCGCGACCATGCTGCTCTGGCCGCTGCACGCGGTGCAGCCGCAGGTCGAAGCGTCGAGCGTCACGACGACGCCCGCGGCCGCCGTCTCCCCCGCCTGGCCCGCCGACGGCTCGGCGGCGGTCGGCGTGCCGGGCCTGGGCTCCCCGCTGGCGAGCTCGGGCCAGGCCGTGCCGATGGCGAGCATCACGAAGGTGGTCACGGCGCTCGTCGTGCTCGACGGGATGCCGCTGGGCGTGGGCGAATCGGGCCCCTCGTACACGTTCACGTCGGCGGATCGCGCCGACTACCGCGCCACGATCGCCTCGGGCGAGTCCGCACTGCCGTTCCCCACCGAAGACGCCCTCACGCAGTACCAGCTCCTCGAGGGGCTCCTCATCGGGTCGGCGGGCAACTACGCCGACTTCCTCGTCGCGCAGCAGTACCCGTCGCAGGCCGCGTACGTCCGCGCCGCGAACGAATGGCTCGCGGCGCACGCGCTGACGGGCATCACCGTCGTCGACCCCTCCGGGATCAGCGCTCGCAACGTCGCGACCCCGGCGGCGCTCATCTCGCTGGGGCAGCAGGCGATGGCCGATCCCGTGATCGCGGAGATCGTCGCGAAACCGTCGGTCGAGCTTCCCGGCGTGGGGCTGGTGGAGAACACCAACGCCCTGCTCGGCGACCCGGGTGTGGTCGGGGTCAAGACGGGATTCCTCGGCCGCGACTACAACCTGCTGACGGCACGCGATCTCGAGATCGGCGACACGACGGTGCGCGCCTTCGTCGCAGTTCTCGGTCAGGACAGCGCGGAGGCGCGCTTCGCCGAGACCCGCGCGCTGCTGGCGTCCCTGGACGCCCCGCTCCAGCCGACCGTCGCCGTGCCCGCCGGCACGGTCGTCGGCACCGTGACGACGCTGTGGGGCGACCCGGTGCAGCTGGTCACCCGCGACGACGCGGCCGTCATCCTCTGGAACGGCGGAACGAGCGTCGCCTCGATGCAGCTGGGTGTGGCCGACACCGCCGACGCACGCGAGGAGGGGGATGCCGGGGGCGTCCTCCGCGTGACGGGTCCCTTGGATGCCGCGGAGTCCCCCGTCGTGCTCGCGGCGCCGGTGGCGGATCCCGATCCGTGGTGGCGGCTGACGCATCCGCTCGAGCTGCTCGGGCTCTCCCCCGGCGCGTGA
- a CDS encoding coenzyme F420-0:L-glutamate ligase yields MLQVWGIDGLPEIAAGDDLVGLIADAAAATLRDGDILVVTSKIVSKAEGRFVRADDREDAITAETVRIVATRSHGERTTRIVENRLGIVSAAAGVDASNTPTGTVLLLPQDPDASARALASGLRERTGAHVGVLVSDTLGRAWREGQTDHAIGAAGVRVFDDLRGGVDAQGRPLLVTQPCVADELAAAADLVKGKTSGIPVAVVRGRGDLVGPLDLPGARSIVRPAERDMFRQGADEAFAAGRAAALAEATSRP; encoded by the coding sequence GTGCTGCAGGTGTGGGGAATCGACGGGCTGCCCGAGATCGCGGCGGGAGACGACCTCGTCGGACTCATCGCGGATGCCGCGGCGGCAACGCTCCGCGACGGCGACATCCTGGTCGTCACCTCCAAGATCGTCTCGAAGGCGGAGGGGCGCTTCGTGCGCGCCGACGACCGCGAGGACGCCATCACCGCCGAGACGGTGCGCATCGTGGCGACCCGCTCCCATGGCGAGCGCACGACGCGCATCGTCGAGAACCGCCTCGGCATCGTCTCGGCCGCCGCGGGCGTCGACGCCAGCAACACCCCGACGGGCACGGTGCTGCTGCTGCCGCAGGATCCGGATGCCTCGGCGCGCGCCCTCGCGTCCGGCCTCCGCGAGCGCACGGGCGCGCACGTGGGCGTCCTCGTCTCCGACACCCTCGGCCGCGCATGGCGCGAGGGCCAGACCGACCACGCGATCGGCGCGGCGGGCGTCCGCGTCTTCGACGACCTGCGGGGAGGCGTGGACGCCCAGGGACGACCCCTCCTGGTCACCCAGCCGTGCGTCGCCGACGAGCTGGCCGCCGCCGCGGACCTGGTCAAGGGCAAGACGAGCGGCATCCCCGTGGCCGTCGTTCGCGGGCGCGGCGACCTCGTGGGGCCCCTCGATCTGCCCGGTGCGCGCTCCATCGTGCGGCCGGCCGAGAGGGACATGTTCCGCCAGGGGGCCGACGAGGCCTTCGCCGCCGGCAGGGCGGCCGCGCTCGCGGAGGCTACGTCACGACCGTGA
- a CDS encoding enoyl-CoA hydratase/isomerase family protein gives MSAPESPAPAIRARSAHGLGRITLDRPRAINALDAPMIAAISAALDAWRDDPDVQRVLLDGAGERGFCAGGDVRGLTEAIAAGRPQDAGDFFRAEYALNAAIAEYPKPLVVLADGITMGGGIGLAGHAAVRIVTERSRLAMPETRIGFTPDVGGSLLLARAPGRIGEYLALTGASMDAADAVYAGFADHLVPSDRLGSLIEAFETRADPAGAAELVLLFDETPDTSSLEEGRAWIDDAFSAPTVAQIIQRLRARPEPRASAAAATLDELSPTALVVTLEAVRRARTLPGLRAALEQEYGLAMWFAATQPDLVEGVRAQLVDKDRSPSWRPASLGDVLPGAAWSALQYRPEVPLWS, from the coding sequence GTGAGTGCCCCCGAGTCCCCTGCGCCCGCGATCCGCGCGCGCTCCGCGCACGGACTCGGACGGATCACGCTCGACCGTCCCCGGGCGATCAACGCGCTCGATGCGCCGATGATCGCCGCGATCTCGGCGGCCCTGGACGCCTGGCGCGACGACCCGGACGTCCAGCGGGTCCTGCTCGACGGCGCCGGCGAGCGGGGCTTCTGCGCCGGCGGGGACGTGAGGGGGCTCACGGAGGCGATCGCTGCCGGCCGGCCGCAGGATGCCGGGGACTTCTTCCGCGCCGAGTACGCGCTGAACGCGGCCATCGCCGAGTACCCCAAGCCGCTCGTCGTGCTCGCCGACGGCATCACGATGGGGGGCGGTATCGGACTGGCGGGGCACGCGGCCGTGAGGATCGTGACCGAGCGCTCCCGTCTGGCCATGCCGGAGACCCGCATCGGCTTCACGCCGGACGTGGGCGGCAGCCTCCTGCTCGCGCGGGCCCCGGGGCGGATCGGGGAGTACCTGGCCCTCACGGGGGCGAGCATGGATGCCGCCGACGCCGTCTACGCGGGGTTCGCGGATCATCTGGTGCCCTCCGACCGGCTCGGCTCCCTCATCGAGGCGTTCGAGACCCGCGCCGATCCGGCCGGCGCCGCCGAGCTGGTCCTCCTCTTCGACGAGACCCCCGACACCTCGTCGCTCGAGGAGGGCCGCGCCTGGATCGACGACGCCTTCTCCGCCCCGACGGTGGCTCAGATCATCCAGCGCCTGCGCGCTCGGCCCGAGCCCCGGGCATCCGCCGCCGCCGCGACCCTCGACGAGCTCTCGCCCACGGCGCTGGTGGTGACGCTCGAGGCCGTCCGCCGCGCCCGCACCCTGCCGGGACTGCGCGCCGCGCTCGAGCAGGAGTACGGCCTGGCGATGTGGTTCGCCGCGACGCAGCCCGACCTCGTCGAGGGGGTGCGGGCCCAGCTCGTGGACAAGGACCGCTCGCCCTCCTGGCGTCCTGCCTCGCTCGGCGACGTGCTGCCCGGTGCCGCGTGGTCGGCGCTGCAGTACCGGCCCGAGGTGCCCCTCTGGTCCTAG